The Hypanus sabinus isolate sHypSab1 chromosome 5, sHypSab1.hap1, whole genome shotgun sequence genome has a segment encoding these proteins:
- the LOC132394789 gene encoding probable G-protein coupled receptor 139, whose translation MSKTTECKGGAIAKVESDGRSQMGRKGNANVLTAAILHRGKCGLSKGITRYMMAMAISDLMVLVFHVCFREIYLYYTPNSLLSRSRVCPSYVHLRALTLDYSVWLTVSFSLDRFVSICCPKLKLRYCTEKTAAVVIVSLCALSCFKYIPFQFMYEPRYVMDNVKWGCQPKPAYFTSKWWMSFTWMCSISLCLLPFAIILLLNGLTVRNIVAANRARRRLKGQNVKDSESESRRKSIVLLFTVSASSILLWTTAIVSLICTRVTVNFVAEDLRSPAAIANEVGILLIRISAGANTCIYAMTQRKFRDELKNGINNLTRAIIDPIKFAR comes from the exons ATGAGCAAGACGACGGAATGTAAGGGCGGGGCGATAGCAAAGGTGGAAAGTGATGGGAgaagccagatgggtaggaaagggAATG CGAACGTGCTGACGGCTGCGATCCTGCACCGAGGAAAGTGTGGTCTTTCCAAAGGAATTACACGTTACATGATGGCAATGGCGATATCCGACTTGATGGTGCTTGTTTTTCACGTGTGTTTCAGAGAAATCTACCTTTACTATACACCTAACTCCTTACTGTCCCGCAGCAGAGTGTGCCCTTCCTATGTACATCTGCGGGCACTCACCCTGGACTATTCCGTCTGGTTAACCGTGTCCTTTAGCTTGGATCGTTTTGTTAGCATTTGCTGTCCGAAACTGAAACTCAGGTATTGCACTGAGAAGACGGCCGCCGTGGTTATTGTGTCCTTGTGCGCGCTGAGCTGCTTTAAATACATCCCCTTTCAGTTCATGTACGAACCTCGCTATGTCATGGATAACGTGAAGTGGGGATGTCAGCCCAAACCTGCCTACTTCACCTCTAAATGGTGGATGTCATTCACTTGGATGTGCAGTATCTCCCTGTGCTTGCTCCCTTTCGCTATTATTCTTCTTCTGAATGGTTTGACGGTCAGAAACATCGTAGCAGCCAACAGGGCTCGCCGGCGCTTGAAAGGACAGAATGTCAAGGACAGCGAGTCAGAGAGCCGGCGCAAATCTATTGTCCTACTTTTCACCGTGTCCGCTTCTTCCATACTACTCTGGACAACGGCAATTGTAAGTTTAATCTGTACTCGCGTAACAGTTAATTTTGTTGCCGAGGATCTCAGAAGCCCTGCGGCCATCGCCAACGAGGTCGGGATTTTGCTCATACGCATCAGCGCAGGCGCCAACACCTGCATCTACGCCATGACCCAAAGGAAGTTCAGAGACGAGTTAAAGAACGGGATCAATAATCTGACTCGTGCTATCATTGATCCCATCAAGTTTGCGCGGTAA